From a region of the Candidatus Hydrogenedentota bacterium genome:
- a CDS encoding TerB family tellurite resistance protein: DLWRVINADGSLDAHEDHLAHKLMDLLRLNHKQFIEAKLRVVRGEGEGRSDGSDGSDGSRMGWGVTQGERGTGEEKITAGNARNARMEKGEKGKGLEGSDRVDGADAPPCVKGWGKKPRSQRLERSPLAPFQTPPGPNW, encoded by the coding sequence GGACCTCTGGCGGGTGATCAATGCGGACGGATCGCTGGACGCGCACGAGGATCATCTGGCGCACAAGCTGATGGACCTGCTGCGGCTGAACCATAAACAGTTCATCGAGGCGAAACTGCGCGTGGTGAGGGGGGAGGGAGAGGGCAGATCGGACGGATCGGACGGATCGGACGGATCTCGGATGGGGTGGGGGGTGACGCAGGGGGAAAGAGGGACAGGGGAAGAAAAAATAACCGCAGGGAACGCAAGGAACGCAAGAATGGAAAAGGGGGAAAAGGGGAAGGGATTGGAAGGATCGGACAGGGTGGACGGGGCGGATGCGCCACCGTGTGTAAAAGGATGGGGCAAAAAACCGCGTTCTCAGCGGTTGGAGCGTTCGCCTTTGGCGCCGTTCCAGACACCGCCGGGTCCGAACTGGTAG